The window AAATTTAACAATGAATTCCTTATTCTGAGAATTTGATATTGGTTCAAAGCATAGTTCAACTTCCTGGTTATCAACCAAGCTTTCAGTATTCATCTCAACACGGCGTAATACAACATTGGGTTTGTTTGGTGATGATAATTCCATTGACAAAACCCCTTTACAATGAAACCCATGGGTTCCAATCATTATCTTTAAACCACACAAGCTATCATGTTTTGCTATAATATTATATATCCGACCATTTGTTATAGGTGGGCTACCACAAAGAATGGTTTTAGACTTATATATATTAGGGATCATACTCTCCTTTAAATAATGATTTTTGTTTTTCAATTGGTTTGCTTGAAGTTTTATAGCTGGGGAAATGGTGTTAGGCACATAGGACTTTTCTGACTGAAGACCTTTACGTGACTGTTCAAAAGCCTCATTGTAAATATTTAATAATTCACTTGCAACAAAGGAGCTTGTCCCTATCATTTTTATAGTCTTATGTGCATTTTCTGCCATTTGTATTCTATCAGTAGATTCCATTAGTATAACCTTTTCAATTGCTTCAGCTATGGATAAAGCATCACTACCTTTGGCTATTATCCCATTGTAGTAATCCTTGACAATTTCTTTTATACCACCCACTTTTGTAGAAACGACCATTACTCCTGCCGCCATGGCTTGTAATACTGTTTGTGGCATTGATTCATCTAAAGAGCAACACAGCAAAATATCTGAAGTTTGGTAGTATATTTTTGGCTGGTTTGTAAATCCATGGACCCTAACGCAGGTATTTAGATGCTTATCAATAACAGCCTGTTTACACAAACTTACATATTCTTGGCACAAATTATCATATCCTATAATATTTAATTCAATTTTATAACCTTTTTGGGTTAATAAGTTTACAGCTATAATTGCATTGAGTTGGTTTTTCCTTTCTTGTATGGTTCCTGATACCAGTACATTTATCTTGTTTTTTAGATTTCTTTGACGATGAGTATTACTCTTATACATTTCAAAGTATATATCATCAACAGGACACACAATCCTTTTTGCGGGTATTTTTAACCTCTCACTCCACTTTCTTGCATAAAATAAAGATGAGGAATGGATAATGTCTATTAACCTGCTTTTATATGGATAGTCTTCGCTAACTTGAGATTGATAGAACTGATGCAATGTTGCCACATGAGGTATGTTAGCTTGTTTACTGGCTAAGCCTACTGCTGGAATTACTGTAACTGAATGAATTAAGCCAACATTGTTATTCAGAATCCATTGTGTAATAGCGTCTGAATCTTCTATATCTTTTTTTGTAGGCATAATTAAGTTAACACTAGGATCATATTCATGAAATGTAATATCCAAGCCATATTTAGCAACCATTTTTTGTAGTTCATCTACATGTTTATTTTTAGAGGGAAGGCATAAAATAATTTTAAATCCATGCTTTTTAAGTATTAAGGCATGTTTTAACAAATGTAATGTAGCTCCACCAAGATAGGACTCATGAAAAAAATATGCTATCTGTTTTTCTTTTAATCTAGCATGTAATACTCCGGCTTCAAGTGCTGAAATTAGATTACATACCTGAGATTCTGTTGAAAAGTTAGTCAGTATAAAAGCCTTAGCATTATTAAATAATTCTTGTCTACTAGCAGGCTCAAGATTAATTGCTTCATCAATAGTTTTATACCATTCGTCATTGGTATTGTTGACTTTTAAACACATGTTTTCTGGAATGGAATTATACGGCTTAACATTAGAAAAAATCCCAACGGCTCCTGCAACAGTACCCTCAAGAAATTTCACAGGGCTTTTACTCAGTGAAGCGTCTTTGTCACCCTTCAAAGGACATATATGATAATGGAATGAACTCTCATATAGTTTTCTTAAATAGTAATCATAGCTATGGGTAAACTCCTCATAAATCACAGGGCAGTTTAACTCTCCAAATTCGTGTGGATTAATTCCCCAAAAATGAAGTTCTATTCTCTTAGAGTATTTTTTGGATATCTCCTGTAGGACTGGCCAAAGTTCTTTTAATTCTTGCGTTCTAACAGGCCCAGAAAAAATTGCTATTTTTACCACATCAAAATTATCTATTTCCTTACAAGTATCCAAGTACTCTCCTGGTATATTAGTCCTAAGTTCTATTACTTTTGCATTGTATCTTTGACAGTCATCTGTAATTATTGAATTGTAACTAATAACAAGGTCACTTTCTTCTACCTGTTGCTTCAAATTCCTAAAACCCTCAGTAGCTGGGGCTATATAAGAAAACTCAGTTCCCAACTCATGAAACTTAAACATATTATCATCCATCAAATATATAGCTGGTTTATTGAAACTTTTGTTCTTGTGTAGAGTTTGTAAGGATATTTGCCCAATAGTTCTATATAAAATTAAGATATCATAATCATCCAATTCTAAAGCCGATAAGGATGCCTCGTTAATATAGAAGGATTTGTAAGGGAATCCCTTTATACGCTGTATGAAGTTTTTTATGGTAACATCAATAGATGTTGAAAAATCACTTTTTGTTACCGCTATTGTTTTTCTCTCAATTCTTGAGAGACTGGAAGTATAAGTGTCTATATCTTTTATATAATACGGCACTAAATTTCTATAAGGAATAATTTCATATCTTTTAAGATAGTCCTTTTCAATACTGTTAAAATAACGAAAATAAATTTCAACATTATCTACCTCATACTGATTAATTTGAGCTTCACTTAAATGTGCTTCTCTGGGTATCTCTAGATATTTGCGAATATACGACAGTTTATAGTCAACCTCTACACCTAAGGAACTCTGCTCTCCAGCATATACGTTAGTTACTACCTTATCAATCCAGTAAAATGGCACGTGTTTTGCCATCCTTAACCACAGATCATAATCACTATATCTTCTTATTAAAACATGTGGATCATACAATCCACATCTATTAAAGATTTCTTTATTATGCATTACTGAATTATTTGCTATATAGTTTCCATTCATCAACAATCCATAGTTAAAGCTTTTTCCAAGATAACTATGTTTAATACTGCCATCAGGGCTCTTAATTTCAATGGAACAAGTTCCATAAACCAGGCAGGGCTTGTACTGTTTATTAATATAATCATAAAGTATTTCTAAACACTCAGACAAATACTCATCATCATCAAATTGATAACTAATATATTTGCCCCTGGCAATTAAAATACCTTCATTAACACGTAATGCAGGTAATCCACTGTTTAGATTATGGCGAATAATTA of the Desulfitibacter alkalitolerans DSM 16504 genome contains:
- a CDS encoding glycosyltransferase, whose amino-acid sequence is MLSVSRFLEDQKIIRRHDEISNPQVSVIMPTYCRGEISLRRAIESVLKQTFHDFEFIIIDDGSKDGTFNILKEYQEKDNRIVIIRHNLNSGLPALRVNEGILIARGKYISYQFDDDEYLSECLEILYDYINKQYKPCLVYGTCSIEIKSPDGSIKHSYLGKSFNYGLLMNGNYIANNSVMHNKEIFNRCGLYDPHVLIRRYSDYDLWLRMAKHVPFYWIDKVVTNVYAGEQSSLGVEVDYKLSYIRKYLEIPREAHLSEAQINQYEVDNVEIYFRYFNSIEKDYLKRYEIIPYRNLVPYYIKDIDTYTSSLSRIERKTIAVTKSDFSTSIDVTIKNFIQRIKGFPYKSFYINEASLSALELDDYDILILYRTIGQISLQTLHKNKSFNKPAIYLMDDNMFKFHELGTEFSYIAPATEGFRNLKQQVEESDLVISYNSIITDDCQRYNAKVIELRTNIPGEYLDTCKEIDNFDVVKIAIFSGPVRTQELKELWPVLQEISKKYSKRIELHFWGINPHEFGELNCPVIYEEFTHSYDYYLRKLYESSFHYHICPLKGDKDASLSKSPVKFLEGTVAGAVGIFSNVKPYNSIPENMCLKVNNTNDEWYKTIDEAINLEPASRQELFNNAKAFILTNFSTESQVCNLISALEAGVLHARLKEKQIAYFFHESYLGGATLHLLKHALILKKHGFKIILCLPSKNKHVDELQKMVAKYGLDITFHEYDPSVNLIMPTKKDIEDSDAITQWILNNNVGLIHSVTVIPAVGLASKQANIPHVATLHQFYQSQVSEDYPYKSRLIDIIHSSSLFYARKWSERLKIPAKRIVCPVDDIYFEMYKSNTHRQRNLKNKINVLVSGTIQERKNQLNAIIAVNLLTQKGYKIELNIIGYDNLCQEYVSLCKQAVIDKHLNTCVRVHGFTNQPKIYYQTSDILLCCSLDESMPQTVLQAMAAGVMVVSTKVGGIKEIVKDYYNGIIAKGSDALSIAEAIEKVILMESTDRIQMAENAHKTIKMIGTSSFVASELLNIYNEAFEQSRKGLQSEKSYVPNTISPAIKLQANQLKNKNHYLKESMIPNIYKSKTILCGSPPITNGRIYNIIAKHDSLCGLKIMIGTHGFHCKGVLSMELSSPNKPNVVLRRVEMNTESLVDNQEVELCFEPISNSQNKEFIVKFKYSNVSNNEILSIYEYAVKNSFLDRVKYRLIFNNTYSLYGSALYNC